The DNA window GTACTGGAATCCGCCGTTTTCCAGCGGGCGCACGGTCACCTGGCTGCTCAGGGCTTTTTCTGTATTTTCTTCCGGCCAGACTGCCTCTACGGTGAGGGTCAGGGTTCCGTCTTGGTTTTTCTGGTAATCGACTACCTCCGGGATCGGCGTATAGGGGGTAAATCCGCAGTCGAACATCCCTCTTGGACGGTATTGATATGTTTTTGACTGTTCATCGAAGGTCATCCTTTCCCGCAGTTCTTCCGGCTCAACGGAAAGGAAAGCTGTAAAGACCTGCTGAATCTGTTCCTCTGGTATGTTATAGATCTGGCCTTCATAAGCCAGGTCGTAACCTGTCTGTTTTCCGTATTTCATTTCATAAAAGATTTCGTACAGATCGTAAAAATCCAGACTTCCGTAATCCTCCTCGCTCCAGTCGGTAATAAACAGCTGATTCAATCCATACCCCACAGGCTTGATGTATTTCCGGTTATATTCTCTGCAGGTCTCATCTATCGGCAAAACGCGCATCTCCGTATATCCCGAATCTCCATCGTACCCTTCCGGCTGGTACCTCTCAAAAAACAGCCATCCTTTTTCCGTATAATTCCAGCTATGAGCTCTGTACTCTTCTGCAACCTGCGCTTTTGGCTCCCCATCTTTCCAGGAAACCACAGTATTGGTCACATACAGTTCCCCATTCTCTGTCTGAAGATCATACCTGGCCAGTCCGCCATTATCCATCACCGCTAGTATCACCGCTTCCCCAGATTCTTTCTTTCTCCCCTTTTCACAGAGTTTCTCAATCTTTTCCGGATGTTCCATATTCAATTCTCCATCAAAGTCTACTGCTGTATGGCCGTCTCCAGCCAGCTTTTCTACGATCTTTTGGACTGTTTTTAAATCATTTAAGTTTCCTTCCTTTTGGGCAGTCTCATAAATCTCTCTATAAGATCCCGCAATCTTTTCTGTCTCATCACATAGTGTTTTTTGTCCTTTTCCTTTTGTGTCGCTCCTGTCTCTTTCATCAGTCCGACTAAAAACTGCCATCAGACCCGCAACTGCTGCGATAACAAACACTGCGCATATTATTTTCTTTTTCATTTCTTGACCGCACCTCATTTCTTACATATGTAATATTTCTACCCAAAAAATATGCGGTCAAACTTCGACCGCTATATAACTCCTTGTCCAAATCTTACATCAGTAAGATTTAAATGTCAATGAATTCTTTCCAACTCTATCAGCGTTCTGCGATATAACGCTTCTGTCTCCCGGTCATAACAGGAAAAAACCACTGCCATTAGGCTCTCCAAGTGCTCCGCCTTCCACCTTAGCACCGTTTCTGCCGCTACCCAAACCGCCTCTTCCGGCGGATATCCATATACTCCTGTAGAGATTGCCGGAAACGCGATGCTGCGGATTCCATATTTATCCGCAAGTTCCAAACTATTCCAATAACAATTCCTTAAATCGTCCCGATCCTTCGCCTTTCCAGAATATACCGGCCCAACCGTGTGGATCACATAATCCGCGGAAAGCTGATATCCTCTGGTAATCTTCGCCTCCCCTGTCTTACAGCCATGCAGGGTACGACATTCTTCCAAAAGTCTGGGGCCCGCCGCACAATGGATCGCCCCGTCCACACCGCCGCCGCCCAGCAGGCTCTGATTCGCCGCGTTTACAATGCACTGGCAGTCCAGTCTGGTAATATCTCCGCAATCCAGATAAATGCCGTCTCCAGCTTCCTCCCTGCCCTTCCAAGCTCGAACCTCCATAATATCCTCCCTACCTTTTCTTCTTCCAGTGACATACAAGACCGACCCCCAGTCCCAAAACCGCGGGACAGACCCAGCCAAATCCCAGGTTCGCGAAAGGAAGCAGGCTTGCCGCCTTCTCTCCTATTTGAGAAATATGCAGAAATTCCGCCGCCTCTTCCGGCAGCGCGTTTAAGAAATCCACAACAGCCGCGGCTCCCGTAAATATAGTCACCCACAGATAGACCACATGGTCGTTTTCAAAAAACCTGCCGCACAGGGTCAGGATGATCAGGGTCACCGTCAGCGGATAAAGGAACATCAGTACCGGCACAGAATAAGCAATGATCGTATCCAGCCCAGTATTCGCGATCGCGAAAGAAGCGATCGTAAACACCAGCGTCCACACACGGTAAGATGGACCAGCCGGAAAGATCTTCTCAAATATAGCGCTGCAGCTTGTCACCAACCCTACGGCTGTTTTCAGACAGGCCAGCGTTCCTGCCGCCGCCAGGATCAAAATTCCAAGCGTCCCAAAGTAATAATCCGAAATCAAAACAAAAGCATCCCCGCCGTTTGCGGCCGCAGGAAAGACTCCCCTGCTCTGAGCGCCCACCATGGTCATAAGCACATAGATCACTCCCATGAGGATCGCTGTGAAAGCCCCCGCTTTTACCGTATTCTTCGCGATGGCGCCCGGTTTTTCCACTCCTAGTCCCCGGATCGCATTGACAACGATCATCCCAAAAGCTAAACCTGCCAAACCATCCATTGTATTATATCCTTCCAGGAAGCCCTTAAAAAACGGATGGGACACATATTCCTCGATCGGCTGGATTTGGGATATACTTCCCATTGGCGCCGTCAGCGCCCGAATCACCAACACTCCCAAAAACAGCAGGAATAAAGGCGTCAACACTTTTCCTACCCAAGTTAGAATCTCGCCCGGCCGAAGCGAAAAAAACAAAACCACCGCAAAAAAGGCCAAAGAGAAAACTCCCAAAGCCAACTTCTGACTGCCCTCCGGCAAAAGAGGCGCAAGCCCTATGGTAAAAGAAACAGTAGCACACCGCGGGATCGCAAAAAAAGGACCAATAGTCAAATGCAGAGCGCAGGTAAAAAAGAGTCCGTATCTTCTCCCTACTCTGCCGCTCAGCTCCAGCATACTATTTTCCTGACTGATTCCCAGCGCCGCGACTCCAAGGATCGGAATCCCTACTCCTGTAATGACAAATCCTGCCGCCGCCTGCCACATATGCGCTCCTGACAGTTGTCCCATAGAAATCGGGAAAATCAGATTTCCCGCCCCAAAAAGTAGTCCAAACAGCATACTGGCCACTACCAGAATCTGCCGACTGTTTAATTTCCCCTCCACCTTTTGTCTCCTTCCTCTGTCTGCATATAATCTGCAGTCCTCTCATAATCATGACATTTTCTCTATTATAACACTGGTATCCAAATGCCACAACGGTAGATTAGAAACGAAATCTGAACATCCGCGAAAAATTTTCTTGACACTCTTAAATAATCCGTGATAGAATTTCTGCAAATAAGATATTGCGAAAACCGTTGAAGCGGAGATCAAAGCAGTCATGCGCGCACAGAGAGTCCGGGAAGGTGAGAGCCGGGTGGAAATGCAGTCTGCCAAATGGACCGCTGAGGGCACAGTCAAAAGGCTTTGGCCTGAGTATTCTGTGACGTGCAGGCATACGTCAGTTGCCGGGGATATGTCAGTATCCTGCTAAGCGCATGGGGTTCCCCATGAATCAAGGTGGCACCGCGGATTTGTTTTACCGTCCTTGACAGAATTTTCTGTCAGGGATTTTTTATTTTCCAGGATTCACATTCAAACGCTTCTTGACATACCCCTGACAGACACACCAAGAAATGGAGGTCAAACACTATGATCAAAGAAGCTATCATCAAACTATCACAAAAACAAGACTTGACTTATGAGGAAGCTGAACAAGTAATGGATGAGATTATGGAGGGAAAAGCGTCCGACGTACAGAAATCCGCTTACCTCACCGCCCTTTCCCTGAAAGGCGAAACCATTGACGAGATCACTGCCTCTGCCGCCGGTATGCGTTCCCACTGCATTAAGCTGCTTCACAACGTAGACGCTCTGGAAATCGTAGGAACCGGCGGAGACGGAGCCAACTCCTTTAACATCTCTACCACCGCGGCTATGGTCATTTCGGCAGCCGGTGTACCGATCGCAAAGCACGGCAACAGAGCCGCCTCTTCCAGAAGCGGAGCCGCTGATGTACTGGAAGCCCTTGGTGTCAACATCAATCTTCCTCCTGAACGCAGCGCCCAGTTACTGCAGCAGATCCATATCTGCTTTCTGTTCGCTCAGAATTACCATATAGCCATGAAGCATGTTGCCCCGATCCGCCGGGAACTGGGAATCCGGACTGTTTTCAATATCTTAGGTCCTCTCTCGAACCCGGCCGGCGCCAATATGGAATTAATGGGCGTCTATGAAGAAGAACTAGTGGAGCCTTTGGCCCAAGTTATGGGCAAACTTGGCGTTGCCAGAGGTATGGTAGTCTACGGTCAGGATAAGCTGGATGAAATTTCCATGAGCGCTCCAACATCTATCTGCGAAATCCGGAACGGATGGTTCCAGTCCTACGAGATCACCCCGGAACAGTTTGGATATGACCGCTGCGGCAAAGAAGATCTGGTCGGAGGCACACCAGAGGAAAACGCCCGTATCACTCTGGATATCCTAACCGGCAAAGAGCGTGGAGCAAAACGCCGCGCCGTCTGCCTGAATGCCGGGGCGGCCATCTATATTGCCGGGAAAGCTTCCACCATGGCCGATGGTGTAAAACTTGCGGAACAGCTTATTGACAATGGGACCGCGGGAAAGAAATTAGAACAGTTCCGGGAGGAAAGCCAGCGATGAACATTTTAGAAACTATTACCGACCGTACCCGCCAGCGGATCTTGGAGGAGAAAGCCCAAACCCCTCTTTCTCTAGTCCGATCCAGGGCAGAGGAAATCCGCCGCCGGGAAATCGCCGGAGAGATACCCTCTTTTGAGAAAGCCCTTTCTCAAAAAGGATTATCTTTTATCTGCGAGGTAAAGCGAGCTTCCCCATCCAAAGGGCTGATCGCTCCTGATTTCTCGTATCTTGCTATCGCCAAGGATTATGAAGCGGCTGGAGCGGCGGCTATCTCCTGCCTTACGGAGCCCTATTGGTTCCAGGGCAGCGATATGTATTTGAAAGAAATCACAGAACAGGCCTCCATTCCTGTCTTACGCAAAGATTTCACCTGCGACGAATACATGATCTACCAGGCGAAAGCCCTCGGCGCTTCCGCCATATTACTGATCTGCTCTGTACTGGAAGAAGGCGCCCTGCGGGCTTTCTTGGAACTCTCCAGGGAACTTGGCCTTGCCGCCCTTGTAGAGGCCCATGATCCAAAGGAAATTCTGCTGGCCAAACGCTGCGGCGCCCGGATCCTGGGCGTCAACAACCGGAATCTGCGGGATTTCACAGTGGATATCCACCACAGTGAACGTCTCCGCTCCCTGGCCGGCCCAGATATGATCTTCGTCTCAGAAAGCGGCGTCCACAGCCTTCAAGACTTGAATCCGCTGCTGGAAAACGGCACGGATGCCGTATTGATCGGCGAATATCTGATGCGGGCCAAAGACCGGAAGAGAGCTCTTAAGGAACTGCGGGCCAAGGCGCGGGAGAGGAATGCCGGGAAGGAGGAATGCCAATGACAAAGGTCAAGATCTGCGGACTTTGCCGCAGGGAGGACATTGACTACATCAACCAGACCAGACCGGATTACTGCGGATTTATCGTTGATGTCCCCTTTAGTTCCCGGAGCGTCTCTCCAGAACAACTGTCCCGGCTTGGGGCAGAACTAGACAGGGCCGTCTGCCCGGTAGGCGTTTTTGTCAACGCCCCACCCAAGCTCGTAGCCCATCTGCTGAATGAGCGCCTGATCCATATTGCCCAGCTCCACGGGCAGGAAAACGAAACTTATCTTGAGACGGTCCGTTCTCTGTGCGGCAGTTCTCAAAAGCCTGTCCTTTGGAAAGCATTTTCCATCTCCTGCCGGCAGGACTTGGATCTGGCGCGAAAAAGCAGCGCGGATATGATTCTTCTGGACCACGGGCGAGGCGGCAGCGGCCGGCAGTTTGACTGGAGCCTTCTGGCTTCGCCTCCCGCCGGATTTACCAGGCCCTATATCCTGGCCGGCGGCCTCAGTCCCGCCAATATTCCAGAAGCCATCCGCCGATACCGGCCCTGGGGCATCGATCTTAGCAGCTCAGTGGAGACAAACGGATATAAAGATGTATCAAAAATCAAGGCAGCGATCGCTGCGGTAAGGAGTGTAAAATTATGAGTAAAGGAAGATATGGCGTTCACGGCGGCCAGTATATCCCTGAGACCCTGATGAACGCGGTAAACGAACTGGAAGAAGCTTATAACTATTACAAAAACGACCCTCAATTCAACCAAGAACTGACCCAGCTTCTCAATGATTACGCGGGACGGCCTTCCCGCCTCTACTATGCCGCAAGGCTGACCGAAGATCTGGGCGGCGCTAAGATCTATCTGAAGCGGGAAGACTTAAACCACACAGGCGCCCACAAGATCAACAACGTTCTAGGGCAGGTCCTGCTGGCCAAAAAAATGGGCAAGACCAGGATGATCGCCGAGACAGGCGCCGGCCAGCACGGTGTCGCCACAGCCACGGCGGCGGCATTAATGGGACTGGAGTGTGAGGTGTTCATGGGTGAGGAAGACATCCAGCGGCAGGCGCTCAACGTCTACCGGATGCGCCTGCTGGGCGCCGCCGTCCATTCTGTCACTACCGGAACCGGCACCCTAAAAGATGCGGTTTCCGAGACCATGCGGGAATGGACCCGCCGGATCGACGACACCCATTATGTATTAGGTTCCTGTATGGGACCGCACCCGTTTCCAGAGATCGTACGGGATTTTCAGTCTGTGATCTCCCGTGAGATCAAAGCGCAGATCTTGGAAAAAGAAGGCCGGCTGCCCGACGCTGTCCTGGCCTGCGTAGGCGGCGGCTCCAACGCCATCGGCGCATTTTATCATTTTATCGAAGACAAAGACGTACGCCTCATCGGGTGCGAAGCGGCTGGAAGAGGCATTGATACCGCTCAGACGGCAGCCACCATTGCTACCGGAAGGCTTGGCATTTTCCACGGTATGAAGTCCTATTTCTGCCAGGATGAATACGGGCAGATCGCTCCGGTCTATTCCATTTCCGCCGGACTGGATTACCCCGGCATCGGACCGGAACACGCTAATCTCTACGACACCGGCCGGGCTGAATATGTAGCCGTCACCGATGACGAAGCCGTGGAAGCATTCGAATACCTGGCCCGCCTGGAAGGCATTATTCCGGCTATCGAAAGCGCACATGCTGTAGCACACGCCCGGAAGATCGCGCCCCAAATGGGCAAAGACCAGATCATCGTTATCAACATTTCCGGAAGAGGCGACAAAGACTGCGCCGCCATCGCAAGATACAGAGGGGAGGATATTTATGAGTAATATTCAGAAAGCATTTGAAAACAAGAAAGCGTTTATTCCATTTATCACCTGCGGGGACCCGGACCTAGAGACCACGGAAGCTTTGGTCTGCGCACTGGAGGAAGCCGGCGCCTCCCTGATCGAGCTTGGGATCCCTTTCTCCGATCCCACCGCAGAAGGTCCTGTCATCCAGGGCGCCAATATCCGAGCTCTTTCCGGCGGCGTGACAACAGACAAGATCTTCCAGATGGTGGAAAGAATCCGCAGACGCACTCAGATTCCCCTGGTGTTCATGACCTATGCCAATGTGGTATTCTCCTATGGCACAGAAAGATTTATCAGACGAGCATCACAGATCGGCATGGACGGACTGATCCTGCCGGACGTGCCGTTTGAGGAAAAAGAAGAATTCGGCAGCGTTTGCCGCAACTACGGATTGGATCTGATCTCTTTGATCGCTCCCACCTCCCTTGAGCGTATCCGAAACATTGCTAAGGAAGCCTCCGGCTTTGTATACTGCGTTTCCTCCCTGGGCGTTACGGGGACCAGAGAGTCTATCACCACGGACGTGAAGGCCATGGTCGATCAGGTAAGAGCGAACACATCTATCCCTTGCGCAGTAGGATTTGGAATCTCCACACCAGAACAGGCGGGACAGATCGGGGCACTGTGCGACGGCGTCATCGTCGGAAGCGCAATCGTGAAGCTCTGCGGGCAGTACGGACGCTCCTGCGTGCCTTATGTAGCTGAATATGTGGAGGAAATGGTCCGCAGGCTCTAAAAAGGTACAGGGCAAAACGCAATTGGGGACGTAGCCTTTTTGCAAAAGGCTACGTCCCCAATTAAAAGTTTAACAATTAATCATTTCCAACAACCTGGAGGTCTTTTGGATATTTTGTCAATACTTCACATCCATCTTCTGTTACGATAACAAGGTCTTCGATTCTGACTCCCACATCGTCTTTCAGATAGATTCCTGGCTCGATTGAGAAGCACATTCCTGGCTCTGCGATCAGATCACAGGAAGCACTTGCCTCTGGCGGCTCATGTACAGTCATTCCTACGCCGTGTCCGGTACGGGTCAGGAATTTGTCGCCGTATCCAGCGTCAGAGATGACTTTACGCGCTACTGCGTCGATATCGCTCATCTTTACGCCTGGTTTTACGAAATCGATAGCTGCCTGCTGAGCTTCTTTTACGATCTCGTATACTTTTCTGTGCTCTTCGCTTACAGATTTGTAGAATACGGTACGGGTCATATCGCACCAGTAGTTGTTGATCGGCGCCCACAGGTCAAACAGAACCGCGTCTCCTTCTTTCAGGGTCTCGCCTGCTACCGCGCCATGGTGCGGCTCAGCGGCGTTCTTGCCATAGCATACATACTGAAGCTGCATATCCTGTACGGCTCCATTTGCTTCGAAGAACTCTTCGATCATGTCAGAAAGCTGTTTCTCATCCAAGCTTGGATCAATGTGGTTGATGGCAAATTCAACAGCCATATCGTTTACACGGGCAGCGTTGCGCAGAAGTTCTTTCTCCTGCTCATCTTTGTGTGCCTTACACCAGTCAACGCAATCAGAACCAAGTACCGGAATAATGTCATCCCTCTCCTGCAGAACAGAGATTGTATGTTTGGTATCCCAGTTTTTGTCAAATCCAACTTTGCCCGGCTGAAGTTCAGCAGCGATCATTGCATATGGATTCTCGCCGTCAGCGTAGTAATGCATAGTGATTCCATCGATCGGCTCAACACAGAACAGATTATTCATAAATGCATGAATCTCTCCGCTGTCTTTGATCAGGATGGCGCCGCAGCGCTCCATCGGATTTACGAAGATTCCTACCAGATAAAAGATAGACGGATCATCCGCTACCAGAATCTGAGTAAGACCCTCTTTCTTCATGTTTTCAATTACTCGATCAAACCGTTCTTTGTTCATCATAATACCTTCCCTCCAATCTTATGATTTTGATTATGATATGGTTTGAAAAATAAATAGCATATTTAATTATTCTGCTTTCTGTTCTCTTAATTTTGCAAGTTCCGCGCGGCGTTCTTTTGTCATTCCGCGGAAGATCAGAACTGCGACAAGACCGATAGCCAGAAGTACCAAGAAACCAGTGAACATATAACGGTATCCGCTTACACCCTCGAAGGTAGACAGGCACCAGCCGTTAAACAGAGGCATAATACTTTCTGCGCCGTATCCAAGAGGCGTAATAATAAAGGTTGCAGCACCCATGATCTCTACCGGATAGTTTCCTTCCTCCATGATCGCATAGTGCAGCGCCTGTGCGGAATACATAGACATACAAAGAATTCCGATAAAGATGATCAGCAGCCACAGAAGGGTCATGGTCTGAGGCATGAGCAGCAATCCTGCTACACCAACCATCATCAGGATGATATCGATCATCATCATAAGAGAAAGTCCCTTGCGGTCCGCGATCTGTCCGCCTGCCCAGCATCCAACAAAACGGAAACCGTTTGCCGCGTATCCCATGATACTTGCCAGTGCCGCAGACATACCAAAAGCAGCCGTACAATAAGGAACAACATATGTATAACTTACGATAACGCCATAAGTTGCGAACATAACGATTACCAACAGCCATGTGGTAGGCATTTTCAGGACACGCAGTACCTGACGGCCAAAATTCGTTTCACCTTTTTCTTTTTCAATCTTCTTGAAATCCGGAATTTTATTCCGCAAAGCAAAGTAGCAGATCACACCAACGATGATAGCCTCTGCACAATAGAAAACGATCAGTCCAGACATTCCAAGCTCATCGCCTACTACGTTACAGGCCGCTGTAAAGGCGGCAACCAGGATCAAACCAGAGGCAAAGTTCAGGACGCCACGTCCCATATCAAACAAAGCATAACCTCTGGCCTGCTCTTCTGGCCGACAGAGTACACGCAGTACTTTCATCAACGGGTTCCAGAATGTCAATACAGAAGTAATACCCCAGATCGCATAGATAGCTATATGGATTGGGAACGCAGGTTTAGTAAGAAGGATCAGGCCAACGGCACCTGTTACGATCAGCGATCCAGGTACAACGATCTTCAGCGGCGCACGGTCCGCTACCCATCCACCTAAACAGTAACCAACAATTGTTAAAGCGCCGTAAGCGCTGCCCAGCATACCCATCTGCAAGTCGCTGATTCCAAAATAAGCTACATAAGCGTCATAATAGTAACTCCGGAAATACGGCAGAAGATACACACTCATACCAGCCAGGGCAATCAGCAAGATCAACGCTCTGTTTTTCTTGTATCCAGCAGTCTCCATAAAATTCTCTCCTCCTTCAGGATTGCCTTCTTGAACCGACTTTATTTCGTTCATCTGCAGCTGTCCGATAGGTCGATTACAAAGCAATATTTGTTTCTTCTATTATGGCATGTTAAGTCGATTTGTCTAATTATCTGATTTTTCTTTAAAATCATCTTTTTATATATTTTTTTCTTTTTAAGAATTTTTCATCGTCAAATGCGGCGATTGATAAATTTTCAACAATTCTGTTTTTAACTTTCATAGATTTTTGTACTTTAAAGCAATTTTTGTTGAAATTTTATCGTTTTCTAGTAAAATAGTAAGAAGATTTATCACTAAATACCAAAAGGAGGTCTTGGCCATGACACCCAGTGAACACGTTGGTTCCAGAATCAAGTTATATCGGAAGCATAAGCATCTCACCTTGGAAGAATTTTCAAAAATGATCTCGCGAAGTCCTTCTACTGTTTCAAAATATGAGTCTGGGAAGATCATTATTGACGTAGAGACGCTTTTTGAGGTTGCCACAGCTTTGAATATTTCCGTCAATCAGTTGATGGACTATACTCCACCTCATGAAATTTCAACCCCTGCTCAGAATACAACCGGAAATTTCTTTCGTCAGGCAAACCTTTTTTATATGTATTCCTGGTTTGGCGCGGAAAAAAGATTTTATGTCTGTGCTCTTGAGATCATCCGCAATGCGTTTGAAGATAATCAACGTGATAAGATCATCCTCTATTATGATATTGAGAGCACTAAGAATTATTCAAAATCAAAATTTATCTATAATGGGACGATCTCTTATTTTGAGTCTCATGTAACAATGAGAATGGAAAACCCCTATAACAGCGGGGATCGGATTTTCATTTACGCAAAATCTCCGTTCCACATACTGG is part of the Lachnospiraceae bacterium KGMB03038 genome and encodes:
- a CDS encoding O-acetyl-ADP-ribose deacetylase, with the protein product MEVRAWKGREEAGDGIYLDCGDITRLDCQCIVNAANQSLLGGGGVDGAIHCAAGPRLLEECRTLHGCKTGEAKITRGYQLSADYVIHTVGPVYSGKAKDRDDLRNCYWNSLELADKYGIRSIAFPAISTGVYGYPPEEAVWVAAETVLRWKAEHLESLMAVVFSCYDRETEALYRRTLIELERIH
- the brnQ gene encoding branched-chain amino acid transport system II carrier protein, whose product is MEGKLNSRQILVVASMLFGLLFGAGNLIFPISMGQLSGAHMWQAAAGFVITGVGIPILGVAALGISQENSMLELSGRVGRRYGLFFTCALHLTIGPFFAIPRCATVSFTIGLAPLLPEGSQKLALGVFSLAFFAVVLFFSLRPGEILTWVGKVLTPLFLLFLGVLVIRALTAPMGSISQIQPIEEYVSHPFFKGFLEGYNTMDGLAGLAFGMIVVNAIRGLGVEKPGAIAKNTVKAGAFTAILMGVIYVLMTMVGAQSRGVFPAAANGGDAFVLISDYYFGTLGILILAAAGTLACLKTAVGLVTSCSAIFEKIFPAGPSYRVWTLVFTIASFAIANTGLDTIIAYSVPVLMFLYPLTVTLIILTLCGRFFENDHVVYLWVTIFTGAAAVVDFLNALPEEAAEFLHISQIGEKAASLLPFANLGFGWVCPAVLGLGVGLVCHWKKKR
- the trpD gene encoding anthranilate phosphoribosyltransferase, encoding MIKEAIIKLSQKQDLTYEEAEQVMDEIMEGKASDVQKSAYLTALSLKGETIDEITASAAGMRSHCIKLLHNVDALEIVGTGGDGANSFNISTTAAMVISAAGVPIAKHGNRAASSRSGAADVLEALGVNINLPPERSAQLLQQIHICFLFAQNYHIAMKHVAPIRRELGIRTVFNILGPLSNPAGANMELMGVYEEELVEPLAQVMGKLGVARGMVVYGQDKLDEISMSAPTSICEIRNGWFQSYEITPEQFGYDRCGKEDLVGGTPEENARITLDILTGKERGAKRRAVCLNAGAAIYIAGKASTMADGVKLAEQLIDNGTAGKKLEQFREESQR
- the trpC gene encoding indole-3-glycerol phosphate synthase TrpC, producing MNILETITDRTRQRILEEKAQTPLSLVRSRAEEIRRREIAGEIPSFEKALSQKGLSFICEVKRASPSKGLIAPDFSYLAIAKDYEAAGAAAISCLTEPYWFQGSDMYLKEITEQASIPVLRKDFTCDEYMIYQAKALGASAILLICSVLEEGALRAFLELSRELGLAALVEAHDPKEILLAKRCGARILGVNNRNLRDFTVDIHHSERLRSLAGPDMIFVSESGVHSLQDLNPLLENGTDAVLIGEYLMRAKDRKRALKELRAKARERNAGKEECQ
- a CDS encoding phosphoribosylanthranilate isomerase — encoded protein: MTKVKICGLCRREDIDYINQTRPDYCGFIVDVPFSSRSVSPEQLSRLGAELDRAVCPVGVFVNAPPKLVAHLLNERLIHIAQLHGQENETYLETVRSLCGSSQKPVLWKAFSISCRQDLDLARKSSADMILLDHGRGGSGRQFDWSLLASPPAGFTRPYILAGGLSPANIPEAIRRYRPWGIDLSSSVETNGYKDVSKIKAAIAAVRSVKL
- the trpB gene encoding tryptophan synthase subunit beta — translated: MSKGRYGVHGGQYIPETLMNAVNELEEAYNYYKNDPQFNQELTQLLNDYAGRPSRLYYAARLTEDLGGAKIYLKREDLNHTGAHKINNVLGQVLLAKKMGKTRMIAETGAGQHGVATATAAALMGLECEVFMGEEDIQRQALNVYRMRLLGAAVHSVTTGTGTLKDAVSETMREWTRRIDDTHYVLGSCMGPHPFPEIVRDFQSVISREIKAQILEKEGRLPDAVLACVGGGSNAIGAFYHFIEDKDVRLIGCEAAGRGIDTAQTAATIATGRLGIFHGMKSYFCQDEYGQIAPVYSISAGLDYPGIGPEHANLYDTGRAEYVAVTDDEAVEAFEYLARLEGIIPAIESAHAVAHARKIAPQMGKDQIIVINISGRGDKDCAAIARYRGEDIYE
- a CDS encoding tryptophan synthase subunit alpha, which translates into the protein MFMSNIQKAFENKKAFIPFITCGDPDLETTEALVCALEEAGASLIELGIPFSDPTAEGPVIQGANIRALSGGVTTDKIFQMVERIRRRTQIPLVFMTYANVVFSYGTERFIRRASQIGMDGLILPDVPFEEKEEFGSVCRNYGLDLISLIAPTSLERIRNIAKEASGFVYCVSSLGVTGTRESITTDVKAMVDQVRANTSIPCAVGFGISTPEQAGQIGALCDGVIVGSAIVKLCGQYGRSCVPYVAEYVEEMVRRL
- a CDS encoding aminopeptidase P family protein — its product is MMNKERFDRVIENMKKEGLTQILVADDPSIFYLVGIFVNPMERCGAILIKDSGEIHAFMNNLFCVEPIDGITMHYYADGENPYAMIAAELQPGKVGFDKNWDTKHTISVLQERDDIIPVLGSDCVDWCKAHKDEQEKELLRNAARVNDMAVEFAINHIDPSLDEKQLSDMIEEFFEANGAVQDMQLQYVCYGKNAAEPHHGAVAGETLKEGDAVLFDLWAPINNYWCDMTRTVFYKSVSEEHRKVYEIVKEAQQAAIDFVKPGVKMSDIDAVARKVISDAGYGDKFLTRTGHGVGMTVHEPPEASASCDLIAEPGMCFSIEPGIYLKDDVGVRIEDLVIVTEDGCEVLTKYPKDLQVVGND
- a CDS encoding MFS transporter, yielding MNEIKSVQEGNPEGGENFMETAGYKKNRALILLIALAGMSVYLLPYFRSYYYDAYVAYFGISDLQMGMLGSAYGALTIVGYCLGGWVADRAPLKIVVPGSLIVTGAVGLILLTKPAFPIHIAIYAIWGITSVLTFWNPLMKVLRVLCRPEEQARGYALFDMGRGVLNFASGLILVAAFTAACNVVGDELGMSGLIVFYCAEAIIVGVICYFALRNKIPDFKKIEKEKGETNFGRQVLRVLKMPTTWLLVIVMFATYGVIVSYTYVVPYCTAAFGMSAALASIMGYAANGFRFVGCWAGGQIADRKGLSLMMMIDIILMMVGVAGLLLMPQTMTLLWLLIIFIGILCMSMYSAQALHYAIMEEGNYPVEIMGAATFIITPLGYGAESIMPLFNGWCLSTFEGVSGYRYMFTGFLVLLAIGLVAVLIFRGMTKERRAELAKLREQKAE
- a CDS encoding helix-turn-helix transcriptional regulator, with protein sequence MTPSEHVGSRIKLYRKHKHLTLEEFSKMISRSPSTVSKYESGKIIIDVETLFEVATALNISVNQLMDYTPPHEISTPAQNTTGNFFRQANLFYMYSWFGAEKRFYVCALEIIRNAFEDNQRDKIILYYDIESTKNYSKSKFIYNGTISYFESHVTMRMENPYNSGDRIFIYAKSPFHILGTSNGLLLGISESLRSPTSFKVIFSQSALKEDEELKAGLNISSKEVIADIRRTNCLMVY